A window of Desulfovibrio sp. X2 contains these coding sequences:
- a CDS encoding ABC transporter permease, which yields MPLSLRVALSSLRAHRLRAVLAMLGVFLGALALTGVQHTSMAMVRKAEMEVEKFGPNLFIAQAGQVHFSRSGTLRQGAAAKTFTLADAEALAGSLPNVAAWAPFASTQLPIRAGAHTVPCRLVATWPAFMEVRSFRPALGRFFSEAENEARAKVVVLGRKIAQRLFGRPAKAVGREVIIATGSYRVLGVMEEKGRDLAGDDQDESVLMPLNTYLRRAANQDWISGVYMQLAPGTEGENLKESAARLLRARHAIGPVEKDDFSLITAKESIKLQKQALDLVFTLGVISSSVSFAVGGLGILSIMVLLVRARRLEIGVRRALGAKRRDIVRQFLTEAALMSGAGGLFGVAASLMLTVSLAVAGIFPFVFDPGLVLGALAGSAALGVAAGAYPAAQAAKVAILDVLREN from the coding sequence ATGCCTCTGTCCCTGCGCGTCGCCCTCTCCTCCCTGCGCGCCCATCGGCTGCGCGCCGTCCTGGCCATGCTCGGCGTGTTCCTGGGCGCCCTGGCGCTCACCGGGGTGCAGCACACCTCCATGGCCATGGTGCGCAAGGCCGAGATGGAGGTGGAGAAGTTCGGCCCCAACCTCTTCATCGCCCAGGCCGGGCAGGTCCACTTCTCCCGCTCCGGCACCCTGCGCCAGGGTGCCGCGGCCAAGACCTTCACCCTGGCCGACGCCGAGGCCCTGGCCGGGTCCCTGCCCAACGTCGCGGCCTGGGCGCCCTTCGCCAGCACGCAGCTGCCCATCCGCGCGGGCGCGCACACCGTGCCCTGCCGCCTCGTGGCCACCTGGCCCGCGTTCATGGAGGTGCGCAGCTTCCGCCCCGCGCTCGGCCGCTTCTTCAGCGAGGCGGAGAACGAGGCGCGCGCCAAGGTCGTGGTGCTCGGCCGAAAGATCGCCCAGCGCCTCTTCGGCCGTCCCGCTAAGGCCGTGGGCCGCGAGGTGATCATCGCCACCGGCTCCTACCGCGTGCTGGGGGTGATGGAGGAGAAGGGCCGCGACCTGGCGGGCGACGACCAGGACGAGTCCGTGCTCATGCCCCTGAACACCTATCTGCGCCGCGCGGCCAACCAGGACTGGATCAGCGGCGTGTACATGCAGCTCGCGCCCGGCACGGAGGGCGAGAACCTGAAGGAGTCCGCCGCGCGCCTCCTGCGCGCGCGCCACGCCATAGGCCCGGTGGAGAAGGACGACTTCTCCCTGATCACGGCCAAGGAGAGCATCAAGCTGCAGAAGCAGGCCCTGGACCTCGTCTTCACCCTGGGCGTCATCTCCTCCTCGGTCTCCTTCGCCGTGGGCGGGCTCGGCATCCTCTCGATCATGGTCCTGCTGGTCCGCGCCCGGCGGCTCGAGATCGGCGTGCGCCGCGCCCTGGGGGCCAAGCGGCGCGACATCGTGCGCCAGTTCCTGACCGAGGCCGCGCTCATGAGCGGCGCGGGCGGCCTCTTCGGCGTGGCCGCCTCGCTCATGCTGACCGTCTCCCTGGCCGTGGCGGGCATCTTCCCCTTCGTCTTCGATCCGGGCCTGGTCCTGGGCGCGCTGGCGGGCTCCGCCGCGCTGGGCGTGGCGGCCGGGGCCTACCCCGCGGCGCAGGCCGCGAAGGTGGCCATCCTGGA
- a CDS encoding hemerythrin domain-containing protein, whose product MDEERRRFLRKGLVGGMAALGLAVLGPGRALAAGDEVRVSANEDLMREHGVLIRLFLVYDEVAADLLAGKSPPKGVLAEGVEVMRRFGQDYHERMEEEFVFASFPSGPMATLSGILFSQHEAGRRVTARLAELAKGGMQLATDHNETAKLLHALRRMYFPHLAREDTVLFPAFHATLSPEKYAEYGERFEELETKQLGAKGFEKTLATVAELEKSMGIADLASFTPKV is encoded by the coding sequence ATGGACGAGGAACGGCGGCGTTTCCTGCGCAAAGGGCTGGTCGGCGGCATGGCCGCGCTCGGGCTCGCGGTCCTGGGACCGGGCCGGGCGCTGGCCGCCGGGGACGAGGTCCGGGTCTCGGCCAACGAGGACCTGATGCGCGAGCACGGCGTGCTCATCCGCCTTTTCCTGGTCTACGACGAGGTGGCCGCAGATCTCCTGGCGGGCAAGAGCCCGCCCAAGGGCGTGCTGGCCGAGGGCGTGGAGGTCATGCGCCGCTTCGGGCAGGACTACCACGAGCGCATGGAGGAGGAGTTCGTCTTCGCGAGCTTCCCTTCCGGGCCCATGGCCACGCTCTCGGGCATCCTCTTCAGCCAGCACGAGGCCGGGCGTCGTGTGACCGCGCGGCTGGCGGAACTGGCCAAGGGCGGCATGCAGCTGGCCACCGACCACAACGAGACGGCCAAGCTCCTGCATGCCCTGCGGCGCATGTACTTCCCCCACCTGGCGCGCGAGGACACGGTCCTGTTCCCGGCCTTCCACGCGACCCTGTCGCCGGAGAAGTACGCGGAGTACGGCGAGCGCTTCGAGGAGCTGGAGACGAAGCAGCTCGGCGCCAAGGGCTTCGAGAAGACCCTGGCCACGGTCGCGGAGCTCGAGAAGAGCATGGGCATCGCGGACCTGGCGTCCTTCACGCCCAAGGTCTGA
- a CDS encoding methyltransferase domain-containing protein codes for MAFDRNPTTLPERLLDGRNATRDAPRDRAAERDAFAARMTGILNASALGLAMAVGYRSGLFEAMDPTVDGADLPLGAAAIAERAGLSARYVREWLGAMAAGGVVRLVPGEEGEDLFLLPPGHADLLTLRAGPANLGVYAQEVPLLAQCGLDRVVEAFADGRGIAYEHYLRFGTFMEGLAEAKQRRLLLETFLPAVEDGALLERLRRGIRVCDVGCGEGLAVRLMAAAFPASSFPGLDIRAEAVAAARDKARQEGLANVRFLVRDAAAMPDADDTRLSGSAMDAESSYEKDFVSGFDYITSFDAIHDQTRPAEALSAIRAMLAPGGAFSMVDIAAHTRLADNLDHPLAPFLYTVSLMHCLPVGLVDGGAGLGMMWGRELAERMLREAGFLRVEVAPVPCDVFNLHFYCRAD; via the coding sequence ATGGCCTTTGACAGGAACCCCACGACTCTCCCGGAAAGGCTGCTGGACGGCCGCAACGCGACGAGAGATGCGCCGCGCGACCGGGCCGCGGAGCGCGACGCCTTTGCCGCGCGCATGACCGGGATCCTCAACGCCTCGGCCCTGGGGCTGGCCATGGCCGTGGGCTACCGAAGCGGCCTGTTCGAGGCCATGGACCCGACCGTGGACGGGGCGGACCTCCCGCTCGGCGCCGCGGCCATTGCCGAACGCGCCGGGCTCTCCGCGCGCTACGTGCGCGAGTGGCTGGGCGCCATGGCCGCGGGTGGGGTGGTGCGGCTCGTCCCGGGTGAGGAGGGCGAGGACCTGTTCCTGCTGCCGCCCGGCCACGCGGACCTGCTGACCCTGCGCGCGGGCCCGGCCAACCTCGGCGTCTACGCCCAGGAGGTCCCGCTGCTCGCGCAGTGCGGCCTGGACCGCGTGGTCGAGGCCTTTGCCGACGGCCGGGGCATCGCCTACGAACACTACCTGCGCTTCGGGACCTTCATGGAGGGGCTGGCCGAGGCCAAGCAGCGCCGCCTGCTCCTCGAGACCTTCCTGCCCGCCGTGGAGGACGGGGCGCTTCTCGAGCGCCTGCGCCGGGGCATCCGCGTCTGCGACGTGGGCTGCGGCGAGGGGCTGGCCGTGCGGCTCATGGCCGCGGCCTTCCCCGCAAGCTCCTTCCCCGGCCTGGACATCCGCGCCGAGGCCGTGGCTGCGGCCAGGGACAAGGCGCGGCAGGAGGGACTCGCCAACGTCCGCTTCCTGGTGCGCGACGCCGCGGCCATGCCGGATGCGGACGACACCCGGCTTTCCGGCAGCGCCATGGATGCTGAATCGTCATACGAAAAAGATTTCGTTTCAGGCTTCGACTACATCACCTCCTTCGACGCCATCCACGACCAGACACGGCCCGCCGAGGCGCTCTCCGCCATCCGGGCCATGCTCGCGCCGGGCGGGGCCTTCTCCATGGTGGACATCGCGGCCCACACCCGGCTCGCGGACAACCTGGACCATCCCCTGGCTCCGTTCCTGTACACCGTGAGCCTCATGCACTGCCTGCCCGTGGGGCTGGTGGACGGTGGCGCGGGGCTGGGCATGATGTGGGGCCGCGAACTGGCCGAGCGGATGCTGCGCGAGGCGGGGTTTCTCCGCGTCGAGGTCGCGCCCGTGCCCTGCGACGTCTTCAACCTGCACTTCTACTGCCGCGCGGACTGA
- a CDS encoding NifB/NifX family molybdenum-iron cluster-binding protein, translating into MYKIAVPSRDGMIDEHFGHCQYFTVFTVNDDKAVVGEETFTPPPQCGCKSNLVGTLRDMQVKVLIGGNMGDGAAAKLRSHGIQVVRGAAGPVAEAVAAFLAGNLTDSKEVCHSHECGDHDHGHEDLSAKMIH; encoded by the coding sequence ATGTACAAGATCGCCGTTCCATCCCGAGATGGTATGATTGATGAACACTTCGGCCACTGCCAGTACTTCACCGTGTTCACGGTGAACGACGACAAGGCCGTTGTGGGCGAGGAGACCTTCACGCCGCCCCCGCAGTGCGGCTGCAAGTCCAACCTGGTGGGCACGCTGCGCGACATGCAGGTCAAGGTGCTGATCGGCGGCAACATGGGCGACGGCGCGGCCGCCAAGCTGCGCAGCCACGGCATCCAGGTCGTGCGCGGCGCCGCGGGCCCCGTGGCCGAGGCCGTGGCCGCCTTTCTGGCCGGGAACCTCACGGACAGCAAGGAAGTCTGCCACAGCCACGAGTGCGGCGACCACGACCACGGACACGAAGACCTGTCCGCGAAGATGATCCACTAG
- a CDS encoding DUF47 domain-containing protein: MGFSLFPKTVKFYELFDAQNRKLVKAAGVLFDIFNEFEEVEQKCMRINIVESEGNKICRDISTQLAGTFITPIDREDIHEINLTQEHLLNLMKAISTRVGLYDVERIKYPARKLMGNLRQMIEETSAMLGRLATRKGFEVHLEKVKALKYDSETILLVALGELYDDSEKTAASLLEIIKWSHLYDRIEEAVNAAEALADILEGVMVKNA; encoded by the coding sequence ATGGGATTCAGCCTCTTCCCCAAGACCGTCAAGTTCTACGAGCTCTTCGACGCGCAGAACCGCAAGCTCGTCAAGGCCGCGGGAGTTCTCTTCGACATCTTCAACGAGTTCGAGGAAGTCGAGCAGAAGTGCATGCGCATCAACATCGTGGAGAGCGAGGGCAACAAGATCTGCCGCGACATCTCCACGCAGCTCGCCGGAACCTTCATCACGCCCATCGACCGCGAGGACATCCACGAGATCAACCTGACCCAGGAGCACCTGCTGAACCTGATGAAGGCCATCTCCACCCGGGTGGGCCTCTACGACGTGGAGCGCATCAAGTACCCGGCGCGAAAGCTCATGGGCAACCTCAGGCAGATGATCGAGGAGACCTCGGCCATGCTTGGGCGGCTCGCCACGCGCAAGGGCTTCGAGGTGCACCTGGAGAAGGTCAAGGCGCTCAAGTACGACAGCGAGACCATCCTGCTCGTGGCGCTCGGCGAGCTCTACGACGACAGCGAGAAGACCGCCGCCTCTCTGCTCGAGATCATCAAGTGGAGCCACCTCTACGACCGCATCGAGGAGGCCGTGAACGCCGCCGAGGCCCTGGCCGACATCCTGGAAGGAGTGATGGTCAAGAATGCATGA
- a CDS encoding inorganic phosphate transporter, translating to MHDPMLLFMAGVVLIALIFDFTNGAHDSANAIATIVSTKVLSPRTAVIMAAALNLAGAFVGTKVASTIGSGIVNPHMVEGSQTLVLTALFGAIVWNLLTWYLGLPSSSSHALIGGLIGAAVTHGGWGVLNYTTIFEKIILPLVLSPIAGLLAGYLIMLGLAWLVVRAHPKTVNGAFRKLQIVSSAFMATSHGMNDAQKTMGIITLALFTFHEIPSMVVPAWVKLACATAMGLGTAMGGWKIVKTMGHKIFKLEPIHGFAAETSASLVITAASMFGAPISTTHTISASVIGVGASKRLSAVRWGVAKSMVVAWVLTIPAAALVAATCFWILELLGLAV from the coding sequence ATGCATGATCCCATGCTGCTCTTCATGGCGGGCGTGGTGCTCATCGCGCTGATCTTCGACTTCACGAACGGCGCGCACGACAGCGCCAACGCCATCGCCACCATCGTCTCCACCAAGGTCCTCTCTCCGCGCACCGCGGTGATCATGGCGGCCGCGCTGAACCTCGCGGGCGCCTTCGTGGGCACCAAGGTGGCCTCGACCATCGGCAGCGGCATCGTCAACCCGCACATGGTCGAGGGCTCGCAGACGCTCGTGCTCACGGCGCTCTTCGGGGCCATCGTCTGGAACCTGCTGACCTGGTACCTCGGGCTGCCGTCCTCGTCCTCCCACGCGCTCATCGGCGGCCTCATCGGCGCGGCGGTGACGCACGGCGGCTGGGGCGTGCTCAACTACACCACCATCTTCGAGAAGATCATCCTGCCCCTGGTGCTCTCGCCCATCGCGGGCCTCCTCGCGGGCTACCTGATCATGCTCGGCCTGGCCTGGCTCGTGGTCCGGGCGCACCCGAAAACGGTCAACGGCGCCTTCCGCAAGCTGCAGATCGTCTCCTCGGCCTTCATGGCCACGAGCCACGGCATGAACGACGCCCAGAAGACCATGGGCATCATCACCCTGGCGCTGTTCACCTTCCACGAGATCCCGAGCATGGTCGTCCCGGCCTGGGTCAAGCTGGCCTGCGCCACGGCCATGGGCCTGGGCACGGCCATGGGCGGCTGGAAGATCGTCAAGACCATGGGCCACAAGATCTTCAAGCTCGAGCCCATCCACGGCTTCGCGGCCGAGACCTCGGCCTCCCTGGTCATCACCGCGGCCTCCATGTTCGGCGCGCCCATCTCCACCACCCACACCATCTCCGCCTCGGTCATCGGCGTGGGCGCGTCCAAGCGCCTCTCGGCCGTGCGCTGGGGCGTGGCCAAGAGCATGGTCGTGGCCTGGGTGCTGACCATTCCCGCCGCGGCCCTGGTGGCCGCAACCTGCTTCTGGATCCTCGAGCTGCTGGGGCTGGCCGTCTAG
- a CDS encoding DUF47 domain-containing protein, which produces MQIRIPFLGIPSPAPLQGLLEHYEPVAKGLSVIERALKGYLHGGTSKGFMALAAEMDSLEGEADKIKRKVRNHLPRGLFMAVDKTLFLNYSRGQDDIMDQAQEALHWLALRHVELPEKVREDLRAFLPEVTRSVAMLLPALKGTVALVLGRGPNGGADRKQLKDDIHNVREQHMRVVKARFRLVSDVYSSELDFKDIYQIIHFVDCLQGMSHSAEGCADVLRAMIAR; this is translated from the coding sequence ATGCAGATACGAATTCCCTTTCTCGGCATTCCCTCCCCCGCCCCGCTGCAGGGCCTGCTCGAGCACTACGAGCCCGTGGCCAAGGGGCTCTCGGTCATCGAGCGCGCCCTCAAGGGCTACCTGCACGGCGGCACGAGCAAGGGCTTCATGGCCCTGGCGGCGGAGATGGACAGCCTGGAGGGGGAGGCGGACAAGATCAAGCGCAAGGTGCGCAACCATCTGCCGCGCGGCCTGTTCATGGCCGTGGACAAGACGCTCTTCCTCAACTACTCGCGCGGCCAGGACGACATCATGGACCAGGCCCAGGAGGCCCTGCACTGGCTGGCCCTGCGCCACGTGGAGCTGCCGGAGAAGGTGCGCGAGGACCTGCGCGCCTTCCTGCCCGAGGTCACGCGCAGCGTGGCCATGCTCCTGCCCGCGCTCAAGGGGACCGTGGCCCTGGTGCTCGGGCGCGGCCCCAATGGAGGCGCCGACCGCAAGCAGCTCAAGGACGACATCCACAACGTGCGCGAGCAGCACATGCGGGTCGTCAAGGCGCGCTTCCGCCTGGTCAGCGACGTCTATTCCTCGGAACTGGACTTCAAGGACATCTACCAGATCATCCACTTCGTGGACTGCCTGCAGGGCATGAGCCATAGCGCAGAAGGCTGCGCCGACGTGCTCAGGGCCATGATCGCCCGCTAG
- a CDS encoding chemotaxis protein CheX — protein sequence MRYDVNFINPFLSAVLNVLATMAQVVALPGKPYINTKGLAVGDVTGLIGVTGYTTGTISVTLSKGAILAIVNNMLMESYTDINADIADAVGELTNMIAGQARAKLSEQGMSFSASTPSVVVGMGHKIQHVAKAPILAIPFTTDHGNLVIEVCFADPEPDGAKPAAPAADAAAAPASESAPEQAAEQSPKDA from the coding sequence ATGCGCTACGACGTCAACTTCATCAATCCGTTCCTGTCCGCCGTGCTCAACGTGCTGGCCACCATGGCCCAGGTCGTGGCCCTGCCGGGCAAGCCCTACATCAACACCAAGGGCCTGGCCGTGGGCGACGTCACCGGGCTCATCGGCGTGACCGGCTACACCACCGGGACCATCTCCGTGACGCTGTCCAAGGGCGCCATCCTGGCCATCGTCAACAACATGCTCATGGAGAGCTACACCGACATCAACGCGGACATCGCCGACGCCGTGGGCGAACTGACGAACATGATCGCGGGCCAGGCCCGCGCCAAGCTCTCCGAGCAGGGCATGAGCTTTTCGGCCTCCACGCCCTCGGTGGTCGTGGGCATGGGGCACAAGATCCAGCACGTGGCCAAGGCCCCCATCCTGGCCATCCCCTTCACCACGGACCACGGCAACCTCGTGATCGAGGTCTGCTTCGCCGATCCCGAGCCCGACGGCGCCAAGCCCGCCGCGCCCGCGGCCGATGCCGCGGCCGCCCCGGCCTCCGAGTCCGCCCCGGAACAGGCCGCGGAACAGTCCCCCAAGGACGCCTGA
- a CDS encoding HDOD domain-containing protein produces MSTIKVCVEYLEPGMELALDIKGVDGSVLMPRGHVLAENDISRLAGLREASAPVRRESIADEKDWTRRSCVDYARRFFYYVDADDPFLNELFRVSAERVAKARQLGFELRCSDEIAARSVEHLSDVFFSNDLSIESLVLHETKLASFPDIYFKLKQVIDNPASSAKEISQVVSSDVALAGKLLKLVNSPFFGLSSRVDSIERAVSLVGARELSTLALGITTINFFKDIPPELVDMRSFWRHSLSCGVFSKLLAAYRKLPSERLFIAGLLHDAGRLVLFKDMPYASVQALIFARSNLLPQVVAEREIFGFNHAEVGGRLLADWSFPEALVATVAHHHDPHRAPEPVEAAVVQIADLLANAAEISSGGMYMLPAMAPEATKLAGIPAQDISRLMAAHDEAIEELTKALL; encoded by the coding sequence ATGAGCACGATCAAGGTCTGCGTGGAATACCTGGAGCCGGGCATGGAGCTCGCCCTGGACATCAAGGGCGTGGACGGCAGCGTCCTCATGCCGCGGGGGCACGTGCTGGCCGAGAACGACATCTCGCGGCTCGCGGGGCTGCGCGAGGCCTCGGCCCCGGTGCGGCGCGAGAGCATCGCCGACGAGAAGGACTGGACCAGGCGCTCCTGCGTGGACTACGCGCGCCGCTTCTTCTACTACGTCGACGCCGACGACCCCTTCCTGAACGAACTTTTCCGCGTCTCGGCAGAGCGCGTGGCCAAGGCGCGCCAGCTCGGCTTCGAGCTGCGCTGCAGCGACGAGATCGCGGCGCGCAGCGTGGAGCACCTGAGCGACGTCTTCTTCAGCAACGACCTGAGCATCGAGAGCCTGGTCCTGCACGAGACCAAGCTGGCCTCCTTCCCGGACATCTACTTCAAGCTCAAGCAGGTCATCGACAACCCGGCGAGTTCCGCCAAGGAGATCTCCCAGGTCGTGAGCTCGGACGTGGCCCTGGCCGGCAAGCTCCTGAAGCTGGTCAACAGCCCCTTCTTCGGGCTCTCCTCGCGCGTGGACTCCATCGAGCGGGCCGTCTCCCTGGTCGGCGCGCGCGAGCTCAGCACCCTGGCGCTCGGCATCACGACCATCAACTTCTTCAAGGACATTCCGCCCGAGCTCGTGGACATGCGCTCCTTCTGGCGCCATTCCCTGTCCTGCGGCGTGTTCAGCAAGCTCCTCGCGGCCTACCGCAAGCTGCCCTCCGAGCGCCTCTTCATCGCCGGCCTGCTGCACGACGCGGGCCGCCTCGTGCTCTTCAAGGACATGCCCTACGCCTCGGTGCAGGCGCTCATCTTCGCGCGCAGCAACCTGCTGCCCCAGGTGGTGGCGGAGCGGGAGATATTCGGTTTCAACCACGCCGAAGTGGGGGGACGCCTGCTGGCCGACTGGAGCTTCCCCGAGGCGCTGGTGGCCACCGTGGCCCACCACCACGACCCGCACCGCGCGCCCGAGCCCGTGGAGGCGGCCGTGGTCCAGATCGCCGACCTTTTGGCCAACGCCGCCGAGATCAGCTCCGGAGGCATGTACATGCTGCCGGCCATGGCGCCCGAGGCGACCAAGCTGGCCGGAATCCCCGCACAGGACATCTCCCGGCTCATGGCCGCGCACGACGAGGCCATCGAGGAGCTGACCAAGGCCCTTCTCTAG
- a CDS encoding protein-glutamate O-methyltransferase CheR: MTLLTGSLTLRTTPKISPEEFKGLREFIYGLTGIDIPEQRQYLVENRLGPRLKELSLKNFGEYLQHLRFSRDKQAEVDRLFELITTNETSLFRDTRQLDVVREQVLATLIAQAEASGRKELRIWSAGCSSGEEPYTLAIMLHELLRVKIIGWRIDIMAHDLSPAMVAKAKAGVYGEYSFKTTPPDIIEKYFIKKPEGYEVHPKVKKLVRFATLNLNDSAAVKALPRSHVVFCRNVIIYFDQEMKRKVLAGFYDNLLPGGHLVLGHSETIHGVSRVFTPKHHPGGIIYQREG; this comes from the coding sequence ATGACCCTGCTCACCGGCAGCCTCACCCTCCGCACCACCCCCAAGATCTCCCCCGAGGAGTTCAAGGGGCTCCGGGAGTTCATCTACGGCCTCACCGGCATCGACATCCCAGAACAGCGGCAGTACCTGGTGGAGAACCGGCTCGGTCCGCGCCTCAAGGAACTGAGCCTCAAGAACTTCGGCGAGTACCTGCAGCACCTGCGCTTCTCGCGCGACAAGCAGGCCGAGGTCGATCGCCTCTTCGAGCTCATCACCACCAACGAGACGAGCCTCTTCCGCGACACGCGCCAGCTCGACGTGGTGCGGGAGCAGGTCCTGGCCACGCTCATCGCCCAGGCCGAGGCCTCCGGCCGCAAGGAGCTGCGCATCTGGTCCGCGGGCTGTTCCTCCGGCGAGGAGCCCTACACCCTGGCGATCATGCTGCACGAGCTGTTGCGCGTGAAGATCATCGGCTGGCGCATCGACATCATGGCCCACGACCTCTCCCCGGCCATGGTCGCCAAGGCCAAGGCGGGCGTGTACGGCGAGTACTCCTTCAAGACCACGCCGCCGGACATCATCGAGAAGTATTTCATCAAGAAGCCCGAGGGCTACGAGGTTCACCCCAAGGTCAAGAAGCTGGTCCGCTTCGCCACCCTGAACCTCAACGACAGCGCTGCGGTCAAGGCGCTGCCCCGCTCGCACGTGGTCTTCTGCCGCAACGTGATCATCTATTTCGACCAGGAGATGAAGCGCAAGGTTTTGGCAGGCTTCTACGACAACCTCCTGCCCGGAGGTCACCTCGTCCTTGGCCACTCCGAGACCATCCACGGCGTCTCGCGCGTCTTCACGCCGAAGCATCACCCCGGCGGAATCATCTACCAGCGCGAAGGATGA